The proteins below are encoded in one region of Clostridium estertheticum:
- the rseP gene encoding RIP metalloprotease RseP codes for MGSILPNIPYIIMAILAFSLLVIIHELGHFIMCKLNGVKVSEFSLGMGPKLFGIKGKETEYLIKAFPVGGYVKMEGEEGNSNDPRSFTNKTPVQKLSIVSAGAIMNLILAVVLFAIVGAAKGYVLPIIGQVVASSPAMHSGLQVGDKITKIDKVSIERWDEFINIVYASKGESMNIEVVRNSKVKEISLKPVKNVKENRYMIGIAASGVEKKLNFGESVGYGFGQTVDTAKQTFGFFGTIFKGQFSGSDVGGPISIMRISTKAAQTGLTTLLYFTALMSVQLGIFNIIPFPALDGGWIFMLLFEIISGKKLDDNKVGTINYIGFMFLMALMVVIVIKDIVSPMKF; via the coding sequence ATGGGTAGTATTTTACCGAATATACCATATATTATTATGGCCATTTTAGCATTTAGTCTTTTAGTAATAATACATGAATTAGGTCATTTTATAATGTGTAAGTTAAATGGGGTAAAAGTAAGTGAATTTTCACTCGGAATGGGTCCAAAACTTTTTGGAATAAAAGGAAAGGAAACAGAGTACTTAATTAAAGCATTTCCTGTTGGGGGATATGTCAAAATGGAAGGGGAAGAGGGGAACAGTAATGATCCTAGATCTTTCACTAATAAAACACCAGTTCAAAAACTAAGCATAGTTTCTGCTGGAGCAATTATGAATCTGATTTTAGCAGTGGTTTTATTTGCTATTGTTGGTGCTGCAAAAGGATATGTATTACCAATAATAGGGCAAGTAGTTGCGAGTAGCCCAGCTATGCATTCTGGATTACAAGTTGGAGATAAAATTACTAAAATTGATAAAGTTAGCATAGAGAGATGGGATGAATTTATAAATATTGTTTACGCGTCTAAAGGTGAAAGTATGAACATTGAAGTAGTTAGAAATTCAAAGGTGAAAGAAATTTCTTTAAAACCAGTTAAAAATGTGAAGGAAAATAGATACATGATAGGAATTGCTGCTTCAGGTGTAGAAAAAAAATTAAACTTTGGCGAATCAGTAGGATATGGATTTGGTCAAACAGTTGATACTGCAAAACAAACTTTTGGTTTTTTTGGCACTATATTTAAGGGTCAATTTTCGGGTTCTGATGTAGGGGGACCTATAAGCATAATGAGGATTTCAACAAAAGCAGCACAAACTGGATTAACAACGTTACTTTACTTTACTGCACTAATGAGTGTGCAATTAGGAATATTTAATATAATACCTTTTCCAGCTTTAGATGGAGGATGGATCTTTATGTTATTATTTGAAATAATATCAGGTAAGAAATTAGATGATAATAAGGTAGGAACTATAAATTATATTGGATTTATGTTTTTAATGGCATTAATGGTGGTAATAGTTATTAAGGATATAGTTAGTCCAATGAAATTCTAG
- a CDS encoding PolC-type DNA polymerase III has protein sequence MNASLAQMLKNDLDLNEETLVDNIKVLRVQYLKKSNKLRVIIKSFEDTDDNKKLLIKEIISKRLCSFNDIQLICYHDVSNATIEDVKDKFWLDVVNVISISEPSSKDSLLKSTRIIENGILKIQCGNDFMCKILRDKNIELLMKNTINDMFGVDSLVKLEHNSELSKDDSLMKKEKENETIINEIVKNMNIEKTDKPRSGGQSNDNSNGYKANKFSRPGYKKGEVADKNTIMGRNINDESIEIKDISETSGIICACGDIFKVNIIETKTGRIIITFYITDYSSSITVKCFPKPKEVEKMMEEIKVGLFCKIRGEASYDTYAREVVVMARDIIKLKKIERMDTAQEKRVELHLHTQMSAMDGISPASKLVERAAKWGHSAVAITDHGVVQAFPEAMDAAKKNKIKVIYGVEGYLVDDGVPIVINNKGETLDDRFVVFDLETTGLSSENDKIIEIGALKIENGKIVDRFSEFVNPGIDIPYKIIELTGITNDNVSDAASIEDVLPKFLEFTKDSVLVAHNSDFDASFIKKNSQRLGLKFENAIMDTIPLAKYLLKDLKTFKLNTVAKYLGITLENHHRAVDDAKATADILLHCFGLLREKNILDLDTLNKEFLADFNVKKANTYHVIILVKNQIGLKNLYKLISFSNLEYFHRRPRLPKTLIEKYREGLIVGSACEAGQVYKEVLQGKSEEDINKIVKFYDYLEIQPLLNNKFMIKNGIVKDESELMDINRRICTIGDKNNMPVVATGDVHFLEPLDAVFRKILMAGKGFSDADDQPPLYFKTTNEMLSEFSYLGEKKCKEVVIYNPNKIAEMIEFVKPIPDGTFTPKIPGAEDDIRKMTSDKVHSIYGDPLPEIVEKRLEKELNSIIGNGYAVLYLIAEKLVAKSLADGYLVGSRGSVGSSFAANMSNITEVNGLPPHYICPNCKKSEFILDGSIGSGADLPDKECPDCGTLYKKDGFDIPFETFLGFEGDKEPDIDLNFSGDNQADIHRYTEVLFGKGHTFKAGTIGTIADKTAYGYVKKYLNEKDVMVPQAEIERLVQGCTGVKRTSGQHPGGIMVVPSDNEIYNFCPVQHPADDPTSDIITTHFDYHSISGRLLKLDILGHDDPTMLKMLQDLTGLDPLTIPLSDDNVISLFTSPKALGLTAQELGCEVGSYGVPEFGTKFVRQMLLDTQPKSFSDLVRISGLSHGTDVWINNAQYYIKEGFTTLKDCISTRDDIMVYLLHKDLEPKTAFTIMEKVRKGKGLSEEHEKIMKEHDVPDWYIGSCKKIKYMFPKGHAVAYVMMAIRIAYYKVYYPKEYYATFFTIRADDFDANLIVKGDSAIRVKMDELEALGKDIGVKEKGLLTALELSFEMYKRGIKLLNVDLYKSEAVKFTIEEDSLRPPLNALEGVGENAAKSIALERVHGEFISKEDLRTRCKVSKTVIEALDNHGCLKDLPDTNQLSFF, from the coding sequence ATGAACGCAAGTCTAGCTCAAATGTTGAAAAATGATCTTGATTTAAATGAAGAAACATTAGTAGATAATATTAAGGTGTTAAGGGTTCAGTACCTTAAGAAAAGCAATAAATTAAGGGTGATTATTAAATCTTTTGAGGATACAGATGATAATAAAAAACTACTAATTAAAGAGATTATATCAAAACGATTATGTAGTTTTAACGATATACAGTTGATTTGCTACCATGATGTATCAAATGCAACTATAGAAGATGTAAAAGATAAGTTTTGGCTCGATGTAGTTAATGTAATATCTATCTCAGAGCCATCAAGTAAGGATAGTTTACTTAAGTCAACTAGAATAATTGAGAATGGTATACTTAAAATTCAGTGTGGTAATGATTTTATGTGCAAAATTCTAAGAGATAAAAATATAGAACTTCTTATGAAAAACACTATAAATGATATGTTTGGAGTTGATTCACTAGTTAAACTAGAACATAACAGTGAACTTTCTAAAGATGATTCTTTAATGAAAAAAGAAAAAGAAAATGAAACTATAATTAATGAAATAGTTAAAAATATGAATATAGAAAAGACAGACAAGCCCCGTAGTGGTGGGCAAAGTAATGATAATAGCAATGGCTACAAAGCTAATAAATTTAGTAGACCGGGTTACAAAAAGGGTGAAGTTGCTGATAAAAATACTATTATGGGAAGAAATATTAATGATGAAAGTATAGAAATAAAAGATATAAGTGAGACTTCAGGAATAATTTGTGCTTGTGGTGATATTTTTAAGGTGAATATAATTGAAACAAAAACGGGAAGAATAATTATAACATTTTATATTACAGATTATTCCAGCTCGATTACGGTGAAATGTTTTCCAAAGCCTAAAGAAGTAGAAAAGATGATGGAGGAAATCAAAGTTGGACTCTTTTGCAAGATACGTGGAGAAGCAAGTTATGATACTTATGCAAGAGAAGTTGTAGTTATGGCTAGAGATATAATTAAACTTAAAAAAATAGAAAGAATGGATACTGCTCAGGAGAAAAGGGTTGAACTTCATCTTCATACTCAAATGAGTGCTATGGATGGTATTAGTCCTGCATCGAAACTTGTTGAAAGAGCAGCTAAGTGGGGACATAGCGCAGTAGCAATAACTGATCATGGTGTAGTTCAAGCATTTCCAGAAGCCATGGATGCAGCTAAAAAGAATAAGATTAAGGTTATCTATGGTGTTGAGGGTTACCTAGTAGACGATGGAGTGCCAATTGTTATTAATAATAAAGGTGAAACTTTAGATGATCGTTTTGTAGTCTTTGATTTAGAAACAACTGGGTTATCTAGTGAAAATGATAAAATTATAGAAATTGGTGCATTGAAGATAGAAAATGGAAAAATAGTAGATAGATTTAGTGAGTTTGTAAATCCGGGAATAGACATACCTTATAAGATTATAGAACTAACTGGAATTACAAATGATAATGTTTCTGATGCAGCCTCTATAGAAGATGTACTTCCTAAGTTTTTAGAGTTTACAAAAGATAGTGTGCTTGTAGCACACAATTCTGACTTCGATGCATCTTTTATTAAAAAAAATTCACAGAGGTTAGGCTTGAAGTTTGAGAATGCAATTATGGATACAATTCCTTTAGCTAAATATTTACTTAAAGACCTTAAAACGTTTAAGTTAAATACAGTAGCCAAATATTTAGGCATAACCCTAGAAAATCATCATAGAGCTGTAGATGATGCTAAAGCTACCGCAGACATACTATTACATTGTTTTGGGCTACTTCGCGAAAAAAACATTTTAGATTTAGATACTTTAAATAAAGAATTTCTAGCTGACTTTAATGTGAAAAAGGCTAACACTTATCATGTGATTATTTTGGTAAAGAATCAAATAGGGCTAAAGAACCTTTATAAGCTTATTTCATTTTCAAATTTAGAATATTTTCATAGAAGACCAAGGCTTCCTAAAACTTTAATTGAAAAGTACAGAGAGGGCCTTATAGTTGGATCGGCGTGTGAAGCTGGACAAGTATATAAAGAAGTGCTTCAAGGAAAATCTGAAGAAGATATTAATAAAATAGTAAAATTCTATGATTATTTAGAAATACAACCTTTACTAAATAATAAATTTATGATTAAAAATGGAATAGTAAAAGACGAAAGTGAATTAATGGACATTAATAGGAGGATATGCACTATTGGTGATAAAAATAATATGCCAGTAGTTGCTACAGGGGATGTACATTTTTTAGAACCTTTAGATGCAGTTTTTAGAAAAATATTGATGGCAGGTAAAGGGTTTTCAGATGCAGATGATCAACCACCATTATATTTTAAAACTACAAATGAGATGCTAAGTGAATTTTCATATTTAGGAGAAAAAAAATGTAAAGAAGTAGTAATTTATAATCCGAATAAAATTGCTGAAATGATAGAATTTGTAAAACCAATACCAGATGGAACTTTTACACCTAAAATACCTGGGGCAGAAGATGATATCAGAAAGATGACATCAGATAAAGTTCATTCAATATATGGGGATCCATTGCCTGAGATAGTTGAAAAAAGATTGGAAAAAGAATTAAATTCTATTATTGGTAATGGATATGCTGTGCTTTATTTGATAGCTGAAAAATTAGTAGCAAAATCACTTGCAGATGGTTATTTGGTAGGCTCAAGAGGTTCGGTTGGATCTTCTTTTGCAGCTAATATGTCTAATATAACAGAAGTAAATGGGTTGCCACCACATTATATATGTCCTAATTGCAAAAAGAGTGAATTTATTTTAGATGGATCTATTGGTTCAGGTGCTGATTTACCTGATAAAGAATGTCCTGATTGTGGAACATTATATAAAAAAGATGGTTTTGATATTCCATTTGAAACATTCTTAGGATTTGAAGGAGATAAAGAACCGGATATAGATTTGAATTTTTCAGGGGATAATCAAGCAGACATACATAGATATACAGAGGTGCTGTTTGGGAAAGGGCATACTTTTAAGGCTGGAACTATTGGAACCATTGCTGATAAAACTGCTTATGGTTATGTGAAAAAATATTTGAATGAAAAAGATGTTATGGTACCTCAAGCTGAAATTGAGAGACTTGTACAAGGATGTACTGGCGTTAAGAGGACCTCAGGACAACATCCAGGTGGAATAATGGTTGTTCCAAGTGACAATGAGATATATAATTTTTGCCCTGTGCAACATCCGGCGGATGACCCAACATCAGATATTATTACAACGCATTTTGATTACCATTCTATAAGTGGTAGGTTACTTAAACTTGATATTCTTGGTCATGATGATCCTACAATGCTTAAAATGCTTCAAGATTTAACGGGACTTGACCCTTTAACTATCCCATTATCTGATGATAATGTTATAAGCTTATTTACGTCGCCTAAGGCACTTGGACTTACAGCTCAGGAATTAGGTTGTGAAGTGGGAAGCTATGGGGTTCCAGAATTTGGTACAAAATTTGTTAGACAAATGCTTTTAGATACACAACCAAAATCTTTTTCAGATTTGGTAAGAATTTCAGGATTATCTCACGGTACTGACGTATGGATTAATAATGCGCAATATTATATTAAAGAAGGATTTACAACGCTTAAAGATTGTATTTCTACAAGAGATGATATAATGGTTTATCTATTGCATAAAGATCTTGAGCCTAAGACTGCTTTTACTATTATGGAGAAAGTACGAAAAGGTAAGGGACTTTCAGAAGAACATGAGAAAATAATGAAAGAGCATGATGTTCCGGATTGGTATATAGGATCATGTAAAAAAATAAAGTATATGTTCCCTAAGGGGCATGCAGTAGCATATGTAATGATGGCCATTAGAATAGCATATTATAAGGTTTATTACCCAAAAGAATACTATGCTACATTTTTTACTATAAGAGCAGATGATTTTGATGCAAACTTGATAGTAAAAGGTGACAGTGCTATAAGAGTTAAAATGGATGAACTCGAAGCTTTAGGTAAGGATATAGGAGTGAAAGAAAAAGGACTTCTAACTGCTCTTGAGTTATCTTTTGAAATGTATAAAAGAGGAATTAAATTATTAAATGTTGATCTTTATAAGTCAGAGGCGGTTAAATTTACAATTGAAGAAGATTCACTAAGACCTCCTTTAAATGCACTTGAAGGGGTAGGTGAAAATGCTGCTAAAAGTATAGCGCTAGAAAGAGTGCATG
- the ispG gene encoding flavodoxin-dependent (E)-4-hydroxy-3-methylbut-2-enyl-diphosphate synthase, with protein sequence MEARKTKKIKIGDLYIGGDSKIAVQSMTNTDTRDVEATIKQILELEKVGCDIVRCAVPDMVAAEAIKDIMKGIHIPLVADIHFDYRLALKVIENGVSKLRINPGNIGNIDRIKLVADAAKAKGIPIRIGVNSGSLEKDILKKYGHVCAQALVESALKHVKILESLNFYDIVISIKSSDVVMMIESYKLLSGKVDYPLHLGVTEAGTTWRGTIKSSVGIGALLASGIGDTIRVSLTGDVVDEVKVGIEILKSLGYIDDGIKFVSCPTCGRTQINLIKIANEVEKRLEFCNKNIKIAVMGCIVNGPGEAREADIGIAGGDGVGLIFKKGEIIKTVKEEDLVEELIREVNNL encoded by the coding sequence ATGGAAGCTAGAAAAACAAAAAAAATTAAAATTGGTGATTTATATATAGGTGGAGATTCAAAGATTGCAGTGCAGTCAATGACGAATACTGATACACGAGATGTAGAGGCTACGATAAAACAAATACTTGAGCTTGAAAAAGTAGGTTGCGATATTGTACGCTGTGCAGTGCCAGATATGGTAGCTGCTGAGGCGATAAAAGATATAATGAAAGGTATTCATATACCTCTAGTTGCAGATATCCATTTTGATTATAGGCTGGCTTTAAAAGTTATTGAGAATGGAGTATCTAAACTAAGAATTAATCCAGGTAATATTGGAAATATTGATAGAATAAAATTAGTTGCAGATGCAGCCAAAGCGAAGGGAATTCCAATTAGAATTGGGGTAAATTCAGGATCGCTAGAAAAAGATATTCTTAAAAAGTATGGACATGTATGTGCGCAAGCTTTAGTTGAAAGTGCGCTAAAACATGTTAAAATACTTGAAAGTTTAAATTTTTACGATATAGTTATTTCTATAAAATCATCAGATGTTGTAATGATGATTGAAAGTTATAAATTATTATCAGGCAAGGTAGATTATCCACTCCACCTTGGGGTTACTGAGGCTGGAACTACATGGAGAGGAACAATAAAATCAAGTGTTGGAATCGGAGCATTACTAGCTTCAGGTATAGGTGATACTATAAGGGTATCTCTAACTGGGGATGTAGTAGATGAGGTTAAAGTTGGAATAGAAATCCTAAAATCATTAGGTTATATAGATGACGGAATTAAATTTGTATCATGCCCAACATGTGGTAGAACGCAAATAAATCTTATAAAGATTGCAAATGAAGTAGAAAAAAGATTGGAATTTTGTAATAAAAATATAAAGATTGCAGTGATGGGATGCATAGTTAATGGTCCGGGTGAAGCAAGAGAGGCTGATATTGGCATCGCTGGCGGAGATGGAGTTGGTCTCATATTTAAAAAAGGTGAAATAATTAAAACTGTTAAGGAAGAAGATTTAGTAGAAGAACTTATTCGTGAAGTAAATAACCTATAA